A region from the Aegilops tauschii subsp. strangulata cultivar AL8/78 chromosome 5, Aet v6.0, whole genome shotgun sequence genome encodes:
- the LOC109739193 gene encoding uncharacterized protein, with product MKRLQREMQPAKAKPAPEPKNKGAAAPARALAAEAFTARELDAAEQLIHLSESSASSGTTGAHPVAYAAASGGSSPRSVNGLQAPAPGAVFLSGCADPEEEEEQEVAGSQRRAKRYRLIAEIYAATEDIGGRSGRKNRKD from the coding sequence ATGAAAAGACTACAGCGCGAGATGCAGCCGGCGAAGGCCAAGCCGGCGCCGGAGCCCAAGAACAAGGGCGCCGCGGCGCCCGCGCGGGCGCTGGCGGCGGAGGCCTTCACGGCGCGCGAGCTCGACGCGGCGGAGCAGCTCATCCATCTCAGCGAGAGCAGCGCGTCCTCGGGCACCACGGGCGCGCACCCCGTCGCCTACGCCGCGGCCTCGGGCGGCTCCTCCCCGCGCTCCGTCAACGGCCTGCAGGCGCCGGCGCCGGGCGCGGTTTTCCTTAGCGGTTGCGCGGAcccggaggaagaggaggagcaggaggtggccgggagCCAGCGGAGGGCGAAGCGGTACCGCCTGATCGCCGAGATCTACGCCGCGACGGAGGACATCGGAGGCCGCAGCGGCCGGAAGAACAGAAAGGATTAG
- the LOC120965251 gene encoding uncharacterized protein — MSSLAVGSGPESELYWLGGLFTAAELAAADLLLKLRGDEEEEEAAASTDTSSYSRRFPSSRREDLAVVDEESKEDRAFEDAATASVATPFSSRRSASSCCQVSVEAEEEPRPIIKETAPSLGSMELDRRARKRYRLLAELYAATAPVTSSSASAKKKIRKVHGHDGAGTVESSVDQATRNGED, encoded by the coding sequence ATGTCGTCGCTCGCCGTCGGCAGCGGGCCGGAGAGTGAGCTGTACTGGCTCGGGGGCCTCTTCACGGCCGCGGAGCTGGCCGCCGCCGACCTGCTGCTAAAGCTACGcggtgacgaggaggaggaggaggcggcggcgtccACCGACACGTCATCATACTCGCGGCGGTTCCCGAGCTCCCGCCGCGAGGACCTCGCCGTGGTCGACGAGGAGTCGAAGGAGGACCGCGCCTTCGAGGACGCCGCGACGGCGTCTGTGGCCACGCCGTTCTCCTCGAGGCGGTCTGCGAGCTCGTGTTGCCAGGTCTCCGTGGAGGCCGAGGAGGAGCCTCGGCCGATCATAAAGGAGACGGCGCCGTCGCTGGGGTCGATGGAGCTGGACAGGAGGGCGAGGAAGAGGTACCGCCTGCTGGCTGAGCTGTACGCCGCCACGGCCCCGGTGACATCATCCTCCGCCTCCGCGAAGAAGAAGATACGGAAGGTACACGGCCACGACGGCGCCGGCACCGTCGAGTCGTCGGTGGACCAGGCGACGAGGAACGGCGAGGACTAG
- the LOC109739191 gene encoding uncharacterized protein has product MSSLAVGRGPDLDLELGIWFAGLFSGPELAAAELLLQLSVLGEAKAEPTKSSRCSAGSRCEGLSVEAEERVVEEIPAAAYTELDRRARKRHRLLSELYADTIPAKSAAAAKKKSRKTHHDHGGSSSESKETRRETISTNKTRGERRRC; this is encoded by the exons ATGTCGTCGCTCGCCGTCGGCCGCGGGCCGGACCTGGACTTGGAGTTGGGGATCTGGTTCGCGGGTCTCTTCTCTGGGCCggagcttgcggcggcggagctGCTGCTGCAGCTCAGCGTTCTCGGAGAGGCGAAGGCGGAGCCCACCAAGTCCTCGCGGTGTTCGGCGGGCTCGCGCTGCGAGGGCCTCTCCGTCGAGGCAGAGGAGCGGGTCGTCGAGGAGATTCCAGCGGCGGCGTACACGGAGCTGGACAGGCGGGCGAGGAAGAGGCACCGCCTGCTGTCGGAGCTCTACGCCGACACGATCCCCGCGAAATCCGCTGCCGCCGCGAAGAAGAAGAGCAGGAAGACGCACCACGACCACGGCGGGTCGTCATCGGAGTCCAAGGAGACGAG GAGGGAGACGATTAGCACCAACAAAACCAGAGGTGAGAGGAGGAGGTGCTAA